One Eurosta solidaginis isolate ZX-2024a chromosome 5, ASM4086904v1, whole genome shotgun sequence DNA segment encodes these proteins:
- the Uggt gene encoding UDP-glucose:glycoprotein glucosyltransferase: MLTAVIWPTLYLVLVLHSLFIGCIATDFTRVPSQSFPVTTLINAKWGQTPLYFEIVEYLSDENPALFWDYVKEIQLELKSIKEYASESKQYLAAINVARNRLSVIQLPLLKLVVSLHSLTPRIQAHLQISNELYARSSCESDTFAQIGDKVICTISDLKQSLGLNNGSLDIVTYSFDHIFPGSENNTKTVILYGDFATVNFSAFHAILANEALDGRARYIARHFVLENDIHRPVRLSGYGVELHLKSTEYKSQDDSPKTNDDNFKNGSADDIAIQGFDFKLLKRRFPNLCHSLDQLRHNLLKGNEEISQLKAWEFQDLGLHAAAAISQVQGDEALQILQFIAHNFPMQARSLLNHRISDALRAEIKHNIDVFGRNLNIVPPDGALFINGLFFDADTMDLGALVETLRTETHLLESLHQNNVRGTLAAALLALDLSGPSNKEFAIDIRDTAVMWINDIESDSQYRRWPSSVTDLLRPAFPGMLRNIRKNIFNLVLVVDPLDPSSRGLIKLAESFVIHQAPVRLGLLFDTRHAEKDTIKDYHSIVCAYNYVTQNNDGRSALSFLTDVFSTVDNTEKVRYQHIRSQLKKTYNNLSGSKVDDILGEDSDFDYGQRLSKEFIDRLGFANSPQALLNGVPMQQSLLTSDSEFEEAIFSEIIQQTSTLQKAVYKGDLTDSDSVIDYLMNQDHVMPRLNQRILNNDGSKFLDFTGNEYKDLNNVIDLVQLSNRDMTATLLANIKYFCGKHSTESIAHINLNFLTIWVIADLDQPEGRELLRNALIYLKAGSSVRVAFLPNSEGSASNNKNNINRLVWAAIQTLPSIEATDLVLKWLKTPDFTSEIPDAVSDILPSTELHIKMLRVYIQRVFGLQKSGRLVVGNGKIFGPLSSEEQFTIEDFGLIDRFNAFQYGDKIRKVLQQNIGNGQDDVTITSDTLLKLYASLLPRQSKTRFKIPNDIKKTKSVVSLTPKESFLPHFDISAVIDPASRSAQKLAPLLILLRNILNCEMHIYLTPVGQHSDMPVKNFYRYVLEPEVQFKPNGELEDGPFAKFTGLPVNSLLTQNLHVPENWLVESVRSVYDLDNIKLNEIGGPVHSEYELEYLLLEGHCFDSNTGAPPRGLQVTLGTQNSPAIVDTIVMANLGYFQLKANPGVWELRLREGKSADIYEITHAEGPNTIHQNQLTKVVISSLRSHVIKLRVTKKSGQQNADLLGDDEDESKSGLWNSIASSFTGSSSGSKDVDAPETINIFSVASGHLYERLLRIMMLSVLKHTKSPVKFWFLKNYLSPQFTDFLPYMAKEYGFQYELVQYKWPRWLHQQTEKQRTIWGYKILFLDVLFPLNVRKIIFVDADAIVRADIKELYDMDLAGAPYAYTPFCDSRKEMEGFRFWKHGYWRSHLMGRRYHISALYVVDLKRFRKIAAGDRLRGQYQALSQDPNSLANLDQDLPNNMIHQVTIKSLPDEWLWCQTWCSDDSFKRAKVIDLCNNPLTKEAKLTAAQRIVPEWKDYDLEIKKFMAKIEDHENSDNYVQVNASSEIHRASNDLQRDESINHGEL, from the exons ATGTTAACAGCAGTTATCTGGCCGACATTATATTTGGTGTTGGTACTTCATTCGCTGTTTATTGGATGCATTGCCACTGATTTTACCCGAGTTCCATCTCAAAGCTTTCCCGTTACCACGCTTATAAATGCAAAGTGGGGACAAACGCCATTATATTTCGAAATCGTAGAATATCTGTCCGATGAAAATCCTGCGCTGTTTTGGGATTATGTGAAAGAGATTCAACTTGAACTAAAGTCTATAAAAGAATATG cctcTGAATCAAAGCAGTACTTAGCGGCGATCAATGTTGCGCGTAATCGCCTTAGTGTTATTCAACTACCATTGCTTAAATTAGTCGTTTCCTTACATAGTCTTACTCCGAGGATTCAAGCTCATTTACAAATATCTAATGAACTATATGCTCGATCGAGTTGTGAGTCggatacatttgctcaaattggAGATAAAGTTATATGCACAATATCTGATCTAAAGCAAAGCCTAGGTTTAAACAATGGTTCACTTGATATAGTTACATACAGTTTTGACCACATTTTCCCAGGCTCGGAAAACAATACAAAAACTGTAATTCTTTATGGGGATTTTGCGACAGTAAATTTCTCTGCATTCCATGCAATTCTTGCAAATGAAGCACTCGATGGAAGAGCTCGTTACATTGCAAGACATTTTGTTTTGGAAAATGATATTCATAGACCTGTGCGGCTATCTGGCTATGGTGTTGAACTTCATCTCAAATCAACTGAATACAAAAGTCAGGACGATTCTCCGAAGACAAATGATGATAATTTTAAGAACGGCTCAGCGGATGACATAGCAATACAAGGATTTGATTTCAAATTACTCAAACGACGATTTCCTAATTTATGCCATTCCTTAGATCAGTTGCGCCATAATCTTTTAAAAGGCAATGAGGAAATATCTCAACTAAAAGCCTGGGAGTTTCAAGACCTTGGACTGCATGCAGCCGCGGCTATATCCCAAGTGCAAGGTGACGAAGCTTTACAAATTCTTCAGTTTATCGCTCATAATTTTCCAATGCAAGCTCGCAGCCTTCTTAATCATAGAATATCGGATGCTTTGCGTGCTGAAATCAAGCACAATATCGACGTATTTGGACGTAACCTAAACATTGTTCCCCCAGATGGAGCACTATTTATTAATGGACTATTTTTTGACGCTGATACTATGGATCTTGGGGCTTTAGTTGAAACATTGCGCACCGAAACTCACTTACTTGAAAGCTTACACCAAAATAATGTACGTGGTACTCTTGCGGCCGCCCTTCTTGCTTTAGATTTATCTGGCCCGTCAAATAAAGAGTTTGCAATAGATATCAGAGACACTGCAGTGATGTGGATAAATGACATAGAGTCGGATTCACAGTACCGTCGTTGGCCATCTAGTGTTACGGATTTGTTAAGACCTGCTTTTCCAGGAATGTTGCGGAATATccgtaaaaatattttcaatttagtTTTAGTGGTCGATCCCCTAGATCCTAGTAGCCGCGGTCTTATCAAATTAGCTGAAAGCTTTGTAATACATCAAGCGCCAGTTAGACTGGGACTTCTATTTGATACCCGACATGCCGAAAAAGATACGATTAAGGACTATCATTCAATTGTGTGTGCATATAATTATGTAACTCAAAATAACGATGGGCGTTCAGCATTGAGTTTTTTAACAGACGTGTTCTCAACAGTCGATAATACAGAGAAGGTGCGCTACCAGCACATTCGAAGTCAATTGAAGAAAACTTATAATAACTTATCCGGTAGCAAAGTTGATGATATTTTAGGCGAGGATTCTGATTTTGATTATGGCCAACGGTTATCAAAAGAATTTATTGACCGTCTTGGTTTTGCGAATTCTCCCCAGGCACTGCTTAATGGCGTACCTATGCAACAAAGTCTGTTAACTTCGGATAGCGAGTTTGAAGAGGCAATATTTTCAGAAATTATTCAACAAACTAGTACTTTGCAAAAAGCTGTTTATAAAGGAGATTTAACAGACTCTGATTCGGTAATTGATTATTTAATGAACCAAGATCATGTAATGCCGCGCCTAAACCAACGTATTTTAAACAATGATGGGTCAAAGTTCCTTGATTTTACAGGAAATGAATACAaagatttaaacaacgtgatagaTCTGGTTCAACTTTCAAATCGTGATATGACGGCGACGTTATTAgcgaatattaaatatttttgtggGAAACACTCTACAGAAAGTATTGctcatattaatttaaattttttaactattTGGGTTATTGCTGATCTCGACCAGCCTGAAGGTCGTGAGTTATTAAGGAATGCACTTATTTATTTAAAAGCTGGAAGCAGTGTTCGTGTAGCCTTTCTACCGAATTCTGAAGGCTCTGCCTCCAACAATAAGAATAATATAAATCGATTGGTTTGGGCTGCTATACAAACTCTTCCCTCTATTGAAGCTACGGATTTGGTTTTGAAATGGCTTAAGACCCCGGATTTCACATCTGAAATTCCAGATGCTGTAAGTGATATTCTCCCTTCGACGGAGCTACATATTAAAATGTTGCGTGTATATATCCAGCGAGTGTTTGGATTACAAAAGTCAGGCCGTTTAGTAGTTGGAAATGGTAAAATTTTCGGTCCTTTGTCTAGTGAGGAACAGTTCACTATTGAAGATTTTGGATTGATTGATAGATTCAATGCCTTCCAATATGGAGATAAAATACGGAAAGTACTTCAACAAAATATTGGAAACGGTCAAGATGATGTTACCATAACTAGCGACACATTACTCAAACTCTATGCAAGCCTATTACCAAGACAATCAAAAACTCGGTTCAAGATACCGAATGATATTAAGAAAACAAAATCAGTTGTTAGCTTAACTCCGAAAGAATCGTTTCTACCACATTTTGATATATCCGCCGTTATTGATCCAGCATCTCGAAGTGCCCAAAAGCTAGCTCCACTTCTAATTTTATTACGAAACATTTTAAATTGTGAAATGCATATATACCTAACACCCGTAGGCCAACATAGTGATATGCCAGTAAAAAACTTTTATCGATATGTGCTCGAACCGGAGGTACAATTCAAACCGAATGGTGAGTTAGAAGATGGACCATTCGCTAAATTTACTGGTTTGCCTGTTAATTCACTACTAACTCAAAATTTGCATGTTCCTGAAAATTGGTTGGTAGAATCCGTTCGCTCTGTTTATGATTTagataatataaaattaaatgaaattggtGGTCCCGTTCATAGCGAATATGAATTAGAATATTTATTACTCGAAGGTCATTGTTTCGATTCAAATACCGGTGCTCCACCACGTGGACTGCAAGTGACATTAGGAACGCAAAATTCACCGGCTATTGTAGATACCATAGTAATGGCAAATCTTGGCTATTTTCAACTAAAAGCAAATCCTGGTGTTTGGGAACTACGGTTACGAGAAGGCAAGTCAGCTGACATATATGAAATAACCCACGCAGAAGGTCCAAATACGATTCACCAAAACCAGTTGACAAAAGTTGTGATTAGCTCGCTACGTTCACACGTAATTAAGTTGCGTGTCACAAAGAAATCTGGCCAACAAAATGCTGATTTACTGGGAGACGATGAGGATGAATCGAAGTCGggtttatggaattcaattgcaaGTTCCTTTACCGGATCATCCTCTGGAAGTAAAGACGTTGACGCTCCTGAAACTATAAACATTTTTTCTGTAGCTTCTGGTCATTTGTATGAACGATTATTGCGAATAATGATGTTATCAGTTTTGAAACACACAAAATCGCCGGTGAAATTCTGGTTTCTAAAAAATTACTTATCACCTCAATTTACAGACTTCTTACCGTATATGGCAAAGGAGTATGGTTTCCAATACGAGCTTGTTCAATATAAGTGGCCACGTTGGTTACATCAACAAACAGAAAAGCAGCGGACCATTTGGggatataaaatattatttctagATGTTCTTTTTCCACTTAATGTGCGCAAGATCATATTTGTAGATGCTGATGCTATTGTCAGAGCGGATATTAAAGAACTATACGATATGGATTTAGCTGGTGCACCATATGCTTACACGCCTTTTTGTGATTCTAGGAAGGAAATGGAAGGGTTCCGTTTTTGGAAACATGGCTATTGGCGTAGTCATCTTATGGGTCGCCGATATCATATATCCGCCTTGTATGTTGTGGACCTTAAAAGATTTCGAAAAATTGCAGCTGGTGATCGTTTACGTGGTCAATACCAAGCTTTAAGTCAGGATCCCAATAGTTTAGCAAACCTAGATCAAGACTTACCAAACAACATGATTCATCAAGTGACCATTAAGTCATTGCCAGACGAATGGCTTTGGTGTCAAACATGGTGTAGTGATGATTCATTTAAAAGAGCTAAGGTAATTGATTTGTGCAACAATCCGCTAACAAAGGAAGCAAAACTTACAGCTGCCCAACGTATAGTGCCTGAATGGAAGGACTACGatctagaaataaaaaaatttatggcaAAGATAGAGGACCACGAAAACAGTGATAATTACGTCCAGGTGAATGCTTCGTCAGAAATACATAGAGCTTCTAATGATTTGCAAAGAGATGAGAGCATAAATCATGGAGAATTATAA